The genome window GACTTACAAATTTGCCGCATGATCGGCGATGTCCAAGGGGAAGGACAAACCCTCAACAACTTAGGCGTAGTGTACCAGGTTCAGGGGAAGTGGAGTGAGGCGATCGACTGCTATGAGCAATCCTTGCAAATCAAACGCACGAGCGGCGATGTCCGAGGGGAAGGAAAAACCCTGGGCAACTTGGGCGTAGTGTACCAGGCTCAGGGGAAGTGGAGTGAGGCGATCGACTGCTATGAGCAATCCTTACAGGTCTTCCGCATAATCGGCGATGTCCAAGGGGAAGGACAAATCCTCAACAACTTGGGCGTAGTGTACCAGGTTCAGGGGAAGTGGAGTGAGGCGATCGACTGCTATGGGCAATCCTTACAGATCTGCCGCACGATCGGCGATGTCCAAGGGGAAGGAAAAACCCTCAACAACTTGGGCGTAGTGTACCAGGTTCAGGGGAAGTGGAGTGAGGCGATCGACTGCTATGAGCAAGACTTACAAATTTGCCGCACGATCGGTGATGTCCAAGGGGAAGGACAAACCCTCAACAACTTAGGCAATGTGTACGATTCCCAGGGGAAGTGGAGTGAGGCGATCGACTGCTATGAGCAATCCTTAAAAATCAAACGCACGATCGGTGATGTCCAAGGGGAAGGAAAAACCCTCAACAACTTGGGCAATGTGTACCGGTCCCAAGGCAAGAGGAGTGAGGCGATCGACTGCTATGAGCAATCCTTGCAAATCTGCCGGACGATCGGCGATGTCCAAGGGGAAGGACAATCCGTAGCAAATTTTGGGAAGGTATATGAACTTCAAAAGCACCTAGATCAAGCTATTGCCTGTTGGCACGAAGCGCTGACGAAACTTCATCCTGACTCGCCTGAACACGCCACTGTTACCCAATGGCTACAAGCCGCTCAGCAGCCCCGTCCTTCTGCTTGGTTAGGCTGGCTCCTACCCTTGGGTATTCTGCTGTTTCTAGGCTGGAACCTGTTCAACGGTCATTGGATGATAGCCCTGCTTAGTGTCCTTGCCCTTGTCGGTTGGCAATGGCTCCGCAGGCGACATTAAGTAATGCCTTATCTCATTTAACCGGTTCATCTACAATCGATCGTCCCTAACGATGAATACCTCAGAACCCCCTCCTAACCCAGCCAATTTCTCATCCTCACAGCAAAACATAGAGGGTAACCAGAACCAGGTAATCGGTCAGGTGTTGGGTGGCGTTGTCATCAACCAGCTCACTATCAACGATCGGGTTCCTGCCACAGCCGTACCGTCTCCCCTTTCTGTAACACTGCCCCTGACTCAGCAAGAGTATCGTCAACGGCAAGTCCTGCTCAACAAGGTAAAAGACTATTGGGTCAAGGGCGTACTCGAAACCTCGCTCCATATGAGAGTGTTGATTGAACTAGGATTACAAGAACGACCTAACTTGGTGCAACGCCCTTTTCGCGACGTTGCTGAGTTCCCCGAAAGCGCTGAACAATCCCTACCTGAGGGCATTTCTGTTACCACTGCCTTTAATCAGATGGGGGAAGGACGTACCCTCTTGCTGCTAGGAGAACCTGGCTCTGGCAAAACGATTACCCTCTTGAAACTGGCTCAAGACTTGATTGCCCGAACCGAGCAGGATTTAAGCCAGACTATTCCAGTGGTATTCAATCTATCTTCTTGGGCTAAGAAGCCACAGCCGATCGAGCAATGGCTGGTTCAAGAACTGCTAGAAAAATACCAAGTTTCCAAAGCACTGGGAAAAAAATGGATAGAAACAGAGAGCTTAATTCTGTTGCTAGATGGACTAGATGAAGTCAAAGCCGAACAACGCAATGCTTGTGTGCAAGCCTTAAACCAGTTCACACAAACCCATGGCACTACCGAACTCACCATCTGTTGCCGCATTAGAGATTATCAAGCATTGACAGAACGGTTAACTCTACGCAGTGCGATTTGTATTCAACCCCTTACTCTTCAACAAATTGATCAATACTTTGCTCAAGCAGGACAACAGCTCAGTGCCTTGAGAAACGCATTGCATCAGGATCAGGAGCTACAGGGGTTAGCAACATCCCCATTGATACTGAGCATCATGAGCTTGGCATATCAAGACTGTGCGATCGCAGACGTGGTGCAGGACGGAACAACCGCAGACTACCAGAGACACTTGTTTGACACCTATATCGATCGCATGTTTCAGCGACGGGGGACAACACAACAATACCCAAGGCGACAGGCCCAGTCTTGGCTAATCTGGCTCGCTCAGCATATGATTGCTGCTGCTCAGACAGTTTTCCTGATTGAGCGATTACAACTGAACTGGTTGCCAACTCAGCACAGGTATCTCCGCTATCGCTTGGAAAATAGTCTTATCAGTGGACTTTTTATTGGGCTCGTTATTGGGCTGATCTTTGTTTTAGGAGATCAGTTGAGCGGTGCACTCAATGACAAATTCGTTGCTGAGTTGCTCACTAAGCTAAGTTTTGGATTCATTGTTGGGTTGGTCATTGCGCTGCTTGGTGAGTTTTCTGGGGATATCGAGCTCATCGAAATCGTGAGGTGGTCTTGGCGGAAAGCAACAGCCGGTTTTCTGGTTGGGTTTATTGTAGGGCTAGCTTCTGGATTAAATCAGGGACTATTCGTTGGGCTACTTTGTGCGCTTTATTTCGGTCCAGTTGTTGGGTTAATTGCCGGGGTTGGAAGCTCAGAAATTCAGCAGAAAGAAAAGCCGAACCAGGGCATCTATAGATCAGCCCGCAATGCTGCGATTCTCACAATAGGAGCTGGGCTAAGTTATGGGCTGTTTGTTGGATTAATAAGTGGGCCAGGTTCAGGTCTATATTTTGGGTTGACCTTCGGGCTAATTGCTGGACTGATCGGTGGTGGGTTAGTCTGCATGCGTCATTTCCTCTTGCGGCTTCTCCTTTTCCGCTTAGGGTATAGCCCGTGGAACTATGTCCGCTTCTTAGACTATGCAGTCGGTCGCCTCTTTCTACAGAAGGTAGGTGGTGGCTATATCTTCGTCCATCGCATGCTGC of Trichocoleus sp. contains these proteins:
- a CDS encoding NACHT domain-containing protein: MNTSEPPPNPANFSSSQQNIEGNQNQVIGQVLGGVVINQLTINDRVPATAVPSPLSVTLPLTQQEYRQRQVLLNKVKDYWVKGVLETSLHMRVLIELGLQERPNLVQRPFRDVAEFPESAEQSLPEGISVTTAFNQMGEGRTLLLLGEPGSGKTITLLKLAQDLIARTEQDLSQTIPVVFNLSSWAKKPQPIEQWLVQELLEKYQVSKALGKKWIETESLILLLDGLDEVKAEQRNACVQALNQFTQTHGTTELTICCRIRDYQALTERLTLRSAICIQPLTLQQIDQYFAQAGQQLSALRNALHQDQELQGLATSPLILSIMSLAYQDCAIADVVQDGTTADYQRHLFDTYIDRMFQRRGTTQQYPRRQAQSWLIWLAQHMIAAAQTVFLIERLQLNWLPTQHRYLRYRLENSLISGLFIGLVIGLIFVLGDQLSGALNDKFVAELLTKLSFGFIVGLVIALLGEFSGDIELIEIVRWSWRKATAGFLVGFIVGLASGLNQGLFVGLLCALYFGPVVGLIAGVGSSEIQQKEKPNQGIYRSARNAAILTIGAGLSYGLFVGLISGPGSGLYFGLTFGLIAGLIGGGLVCMRHFLLRLLLFRLGYSPWNYVRFLDYAVGRLFLQKVGGGYIFVHRMLLEHFAQMPLEQGRR